A portion of the Punica granatum isolate Tunisia-2019 chromosome 7, ASM765513v2, whole genome shotgun sequence genome contains these proteins:
- the LOC116213220 gene encoding probable long-chain-alcohol O-fatty-acyltransferase 5, with product MDSEIRNFIHVWLTAIASLCYCYYIPAKLPKGMPRLLSLVPVFGLFALLPLRLSTVIPTGFTSFCLTWLANSRLLLLAFDSGPLFPKKPLPIFVILACLSTMVTPHDKPNAAAAARGNTKLRLNYATKTLLYSVLVAVHGYKDLMSPKLLMALYSCMFYLFNEIALGFFVNGVRILIGVELEPPSDEPYLSTSLQDFWGRRWNLVVTDSLRQTVYKPIRRAVQPILGVQWAPLPAVLASFLVSGIMHELLFYYITRAVPTWEVTWFFVFHGMCVILEVGIKVAVKGRWQLHPALSGPMVVVFVVVTATWWFYPPLVRNGAVDRSVDECKALVQLLPPKPNGK from the coding sequence ATGGACAGTGAAATTCGAAACTTCATCCATGTGTGGCTCACAGCTATCGCCTCTTTGTGTTACTGCTACTATATCCCGGCAAAACTCCCGAAGGGGATGCCGAGGCTGCTGTCCCTTGTCCCGGTCTTCGGCCTCTTCGCTCTCCTCCCTCTCCGACTCTCCACCGTCATACCCACTGGCTTCACCAGCTTCTGTCTCACATGGCTTGCCAACTCCAGGCTCCTCCTACTGGCCTTCGACTCCGGCCCTCTCTTCCCCAAGAAGCCCCTCCCCATCTTCGTGATCCTCGCCTGCCTTTCCACCATGGTCACGCCCCATGACAAACCAAATGCCGCAGCTGCAGCACGCGGGAACACGAAACTACGCCTCAACTATGCCACCAAGACCCTCCTCTACTCTGTCCTGGTCGCCGTTCACGGTTACAAGGACCTCATGAGCCCGAAGCTGCTTATGGCCCTATACTCCTGCATGTTCTACCTGTTCAACGAAATTGCCCTCGGGTTTTTTGTCAATGGCGTCCGCATTCTCATAGGGGTTGAGCTAGAACCGCCCTCCGATGAGCCATACCTCTCCACGTCGTTGCAGGACTTCTGGGGGAGGAGGTGGAACCTCGTCGTGACCGATAGTCTGCGCCAAACTGTATATAAGCCCATCAGGCGGGCTGTGCAGCCAATCCTTGGTGTGCAGTGGGCCCCCTTGCCAGCGGTTCTTGCGTCCTTCCTTGTGTCGGGCATCATGCATGAGCTGCTGTTCTACTACATCACCCGTGCTGTGCCCACATGGGAGGTCACATGGTTCTTCGTGTTCCATGGGATGTGCGTCATCCTAGAGGTCGGGATCAAGGTGGCCGTGAAGGGCAGGTGGCAGCTGCACCCGGCATTGTCGGGGCCAATGGTGGTGGTCTTCGTGGTGGTTACTGCCACCTGGTGGTTCTATCCGCCGCTAGTGAGGAATGGGGCAGTCGACAGATCGGTTGATGAGTGCAAAGCTTTGGTCCAGCTCTTGCCGCCAAAGccaaatggaaaataa